The stretch of DNA GGAACTCGACGACCCGTTCATGCTGTTGGTGGACGTGCGCGAGCCCGGCGAGACCGCGTACGGCGTCATCCCCGGCGCGGTGCTCGCCCCGCGCGGGATGCTCGAGTTCCACGCCGACCATGGAACCTCCTCGCACGTCCAGGGGTTCGAGCCCGGCCGGCGAGTGATCGTGTACTGCTCCGGCGGCTGCCGCTCGGCCCTCGCGGTCCGCTCACTGCAGGAGATCGGCTACCGCGACGTGGCCCATCTCGCCGGTGGGCTGAACGCCTGGATCGGCGAGGGCAGGCCGATGACCGGGCCCACTACCGCGCGCTGATCGAAGCCCGGCCAGCGCCGGGATACCTACTGCTCACCACCTGCTAGCGAACCTGACAAGGAGACCACCA from Pseudonocardia abyssalis encodes:
- a CDS encoding rhodanese-like domain-containing protein, whose amino-acid sequence is MTPVQFMVAAIKARIENLTPAQVAAELDDPFMLLVDVREPGETAYGVIPGAVLAPRGMLEFHADHGTSSHVQGFEPGRRVIVYCSGGCRSALAVRSLQEIGYRDVAHLAGGLNAWIGEGRPMTGPTTAR